A single window of Streptomyces sp. NBC_00464 DNA harbors:
- a CDS encoding NIPSNAP family protein, which yields MITIHLKYEIDPDRIEDFEEYGRRWVVLVNRFGGTHHGYFLPSEGDSDIAYALFSFPGFAEYERYRTDSTTDPECQAAFELARRTRCIRRYERRFLRPLDVTEK from the coding sequence GTGATCACCATTCATCTGAAGTACGAGATCGACCCCGACCGCATCGAGGACTTCGAGGAGTACGGCCGTCGATGGGTCGTACTCGTCAACCGGTTCGGCGGCACCCACCACGGCTACTTCCTGCCCAGCGAGGGTGACAGCGACATCGCGTACGCGCTCTTCTCGTTCCCCGGCTTCGCCGAGTACGAGCGCTACCGGACCGACAGCACCACCGACCCCGAGTGCCAGGCCGCATTCGAGCTGGCACGCCGCACGCGATGCATCCGACGGTACGAACGCCGCTTCCTGCGCCCCCTCGACGTGACGGAGAAGTGA
- a CDS encoding MOSC domain-containing protein, protein MTARVTAVSSNGTYAFSKPNRAGITLLAGLGVEDDVHAGETIRHQFRMTYEPELLNLRQVHLMHEELFDELAGKGYAVAPGELGENISTRGIDLLGLPTGALLNLGGEAIVEVTGLRNPCAKINTLRPGLLNEMFEIDRATGDFTFKAGIMGVVRQGGRVRPGDPVGVDLPAGPLRPLERV, encoded by the coding sequence ATGACGGCGCGCGTGACAGCTGTGAGCAGCAACGGGACGTACGCGTTCAGCAAGCCGAACCGGGCGGGCATCACTCTGCTCGCCGGTCTCGGCGTCGAGGACGACGTCCATGCCGGGGAGACCATCAGGCACCAGTTCCGCATGACGTACGAACCGGAGCTGCTCAATCTGCGCCAGGTGCACCTCATGCACGAGGAACTCTTCGACGAACTCGCCGGAAAAGGGTACGCCGTTGCCCCGGGTGAGCTCGGCGAGAACATCTCCACCCGGGGGATCGACCTGCTCGGCCTGCCCACAGGCGCGCTGTTGAACCTGGGCGGGGAAGCGATCGTGGAAGTCACGGGGCTGCGCAACCCGTGCGCGAAAATCAACACGCTTCGGCCGGGCCTGCTGAACGAGATGTTCGAGATCGATCGTGCGACCGGGGACTTCACCTTCAAGGCCGGGATCATGGGCGTGGTCCGGCAGGGAGGCCGGGTACGACCCGGCGACCCGGTCGGCGTCGATCTGCCCGCAGGCCCGCTCCGGCCGCTGGAGCGCGTCTAG
- the def gene encoding peptide deformylase: MTVRLDNTAQDRRVRVLGEPVESYPRLAPEVRRGSVRRITVVGEEILRRRCPEVTRFGTPELSQLIDDMFATNQVAEGAGLAANQVDVDLQLFVWDITDEWGVRHVGHIANPVLVEVPAGERRLVEESEGCLSVPGPYRMVPRLDRAVVRGRDKDGAPLVIEGRGYFARCLQHETDHLRGQLYLDRLAQRERRAALREMAASKDEMFARRAAVAEKLGK; encoded by the coding sequence ATGACGGTTCGGCTCGACAACACTGCCCAGGACCGCCGGGTGCGTGTCCTGGGAGAACCGGTGGAGTCCTATCCGCGGCTCGCTCCGGAGGTCCGACGCGGTTCGGTGCGACGCATCACCGTGGTCGGGGAGGAGATCCTGCGGCGTCGGTGTCCGGAGGTCACCCGGTTCGGCACGCCGGAACTGTCGCAACTGATCGACGACATGTTCGCCACGAACCAGGTGGCGGAAGGCGCGGGACTTGCGGCCAACCAGGTCGACGTGGATCTGCAGTTGTTCGTGTGGGACATCACGGACGAGTGGGGAGTACGTCATGTCGGGCACATCGCCAATCCGGTCCTGGTCGAGGTTCCGGCCGGAGAGCGCCGTCTGGTCGAGGAGTCCGAAGGGTGTCTGTCCGTTCCGGGTCCCTACCGGATGGTGCCCCGCCTCGACCGTGCCGTCGTACGAGGCCGGGACAAGGACGGCGCACCGCTGGTGATCGAGGGCCGGGGCTATTTCGCGCGATGCCTTCAGCACGAGACCGACCACCTTCGCGGTCAGCTGTATCTGGACCGGCTGGCCCAGCGGGAGCGCAGGGCGGCCCTGCGGGAGATGGCGGCGTCCAAGGACGAGATGTTCGCCCGGCGGGCGGCCGTGGCCGAGAAGCTGGGCAAGTAG
- a CDS encoding ArsR/SmtB family transcription factor has protein sequence MSDENRQVPCVDPLLHRARRQLPDHPLRVALLDLLAEVGTVTSTEAAVRLGHSSGLCSFHLRQLARHGLIEEAPHNGGRARPWRLRWEQSGRSGGPYTEEPEEGAASARELEDASHQHWLDHREQAPEEWQHDESFSAVVHLTPAEMAELGAAIRRLLAGYRDRDQGLAGLRPDGTEAVAVVTRLFPLLGR, from the coding sequence ATGAGCGACGAGAACCGCCAAGTTCCCTGCGTGGACCCACTGCTGCATCGCGCCCGCCGACAACTGCCCGATCACCCGCTGCGTGTTGCCCTCCTGGACCTGCTCGCCGAGGTCGGCACGGTTACGTCCACGGAGGCCGCCGTCCGCCTCGGCCACAGTTCCGGACTGTGTTCGTTCCATCTGCGCCAGCTCGCCCGGCACGGCCTCATCGAGGAAGCGCCGCACAACGGTGGCCGCGCGCGGCCGTGGCGGCTTCGCTGGGAGCAGTCCGGGAGGAGTGGCGGACCGTACACGGAAGAGCCGGAAGAAGGTGCCGCGTCGGCACGCGAACTGGAGGACGCGAGCCATCAGCACTGGCTGGATCACCGGGAGCAGGCACCGGAGGAGTGGCAGCACGACGAGTCCTTCAGCGCCGTGGTCCACCTCACCCCGGCGGAGATGGCCGAACTCGGTGCCGCGATACGCCGCCTGCTGGCCGGCTACCGCGACCGGGACCAGGGGCTCGCCGGCCTCCGGCCCGACGGCACGGAGGCCGTGGCCGTGGTCACCCGGCTGTTCCCGCTTCTCGGCCGGTGA
- a CDS encoding MerR family transcriptional regulator: protein MRIGELAARTGVGERSLRYYEEQGLLAADRTPGGHRDYPARAVDRVIRIQELYAAGLHSSKIARILPCMRDEDGGPSLHATPLLVTELTTERDRIDCMINDLVRSREVLDAVIDTAAGAPGEQA from the coding sequence ATGCGGATCGGTGAACTGGCGGCTCGCACAGGTGTCGGTGAGCGTTCACTGCGTTACTACGAAGAACAAGGGCTGCTGGCGGCCGACCGGACCCCGGGCGGTCACCGTGACTACCCCGCGAGAGCCGTCGACCGGGTCATCCGCATCCAGGAGCTCTACGCGGCCGGTCTCCACAGCTCGAAGATCGCACGGATTCTGCCCTGCATGCGCGACGAGGACGGCGGTCCGTCTCTGCACGCCACCCCGCTGCTGGTCACCGAGCTCACCACCGAACGGGACCGCATCGACTGCATGATCAACGATCTGGTCCGCTCCCGCGAGGTCCTGGACGCGGTCATCGACACGGCGGCAGGCGCCCCTGGGGAGCAGGCGTAG